A window of the Arachis duranensis cultivar V14167 chromosome 5, aradu.V14167.gnm2.J7QH, whole genome shotgun sequence genome harbors these coding sequences:
- the LOC110281506 gene encoding pentatricopeptide repeat-containing protein At1g08070, chloroplastic-like has protein sequence MNEDRGGVEEEKGVADAEELQLSNLYHSGSLALKLSPSLVSGLSVSALALKLVIALRVSSPSCTQSRAFPSIVIAGGRRSRSWDWSSLSISVLSRLLCVRHQQSFPFRYLSILQNFPILNFNKCLKAKGLRPGMQVHATLLTSGTNMNTFSLSSKLLAVYASRGDLKSARLLFPKIENPNVFAFNWMVLGLAYNGYYDDALWYFRSMLQLGHSGNKFTFPIVLKACVGLMDLNKGMQNHQDMEALMLFWEMLNSGIQPNENVFDNIPNKNAASWNAMIDCYGKYGMIDSSLELVRKMQELGLQPNEVTFTSLLSACSHSGSVQKGLEIFRLMKDHYRIEATLEHYACVVDLFCRSGKIVEANFSR, from the exons CTCCAGCTCTCTAATCTCTATCACTCTGGTTCACTGGCTCTCAAGCTCTCTCCCTCTCTCGTCTCTGGTCTCTCTGTCTCTGCTCTCGCACTCAAGCTCGTCATCGCCCTCCGTGTCTCGTCACCGTCTTGTACTCAGTCGCGCGCCTTCCCTTCGATCGTCATTGCCGGCGGCAGAAGAAGCAGGTCCTGGGACTGGTCGTCGTTGTCGATCTCGGTCTTGTCACGTCTTCTTTGCGTTCGTCATCAACAAAGC TTTCCTTTTAGATATTTATCCATATTGCAGAACTTCcccattttaaatttcaat AAATGCTTGAAGGCCAAAGGCTTAAGACCTGGCATGCAGGTTCATGCCACGTTGCTTACTTCTGGAACCAACATGAACACTTTCTCTCTGAGTTCAAAGCTTCTTGCTGTGTATGCTAGTCGTGGTGATCTTAAATCAGCAAGGCTTTTGTTCCCGAAAATTGAGAACCCAAATGTCTTTGCTTTCAATTGGATGGTTCTTGGTTTGGCCTATAACGGTTACTATGATGATGCACTTTGGTACTTTCGTTCGATGCTTCAACTTGGTCACTCGGGCAACAAGTTCACCTTTCCCATTGTTCTTAAGGCCTGCGTTGGGTTAATGGATCTGAACAAGGGGATGCAG AATCACCAAGACATGGAAGCATTGATGTTGTTTTGGGAGATGCTAAATTCAGGGATTCAACCTAATGAA AATGTATTTGACAACATTCCAAATAAGAATGCTGCATCATGGAATGCAATGATTGATTGCTATGGGAAATATGGGATGATTGATTCCTCCTTGGAGCTGGTTAGAAAAATGCAAGAGCTAGGTTTGCAGCCAAATGAAGTTACTTTTACAAGTCTTCTTTCAGCATGCAGCCATAGTGGTTCAGTGCAAAAAGGTTTAGAGATATTTAGATTAATGAAAGATCATTACAGGATTGAGGCAACCTTGGAGCATTATGCTTGCGTTGTTGATCTCTTCTGTCGCTCTGGAAAGATAGTTGAAGCAAATTTCTCAAGATGA